The genomic window CCCAGTTTGGGGAAACTTAGTACCTAATCATCTGGCTACTGTCAGCGGAGCAAGAAGCTTCCAGTACTACAATTAACAGTTCATTCGTTAGTTCTTTAACTTTGTAGCATCCTACCATATACACTGATATTGAATCTTTTTGACTTTGTTGCtttaacaaatgaataaaatgatttcCATTGCTGCTTCAAGATTTTTAGATAATGTCCACTTTCCACTTAATTgataaataagtaaaagaaaTGAAGGTTTTTGtgcaaagtgaaagtgaaagtgaacaAGATGTGAATGTGCCAATAGCAAAGATGTAATCAAACTTGTCTGACATGCTTGCCAATGTCTATCAACAGTTCAGTTGTCTTGAATTCGACCTCAGCAGGGAGCGTCCAGCTTGATAGACAGGCTACTGCACTATGTTGAGATGAGGAATGCAGATTAACTGTGTTTTGTTGGTCTGCTAACAACACTACAATGAATTTGATATGAATCTACAAAGCAGTTACTTTGAACTATTTTTTCCCAACAAATTCTCTTGTAGGGACATCTAGATTACAACCCTGATAGAGTCAAGTTGGGAACTGGACACCAGACAGAACCATTTATGTCATCCACCTGTGCACTGTATTAAGTGGTTAATGTAGGCCCAGAGTACCAAGAAATATCCTGGTATTTGCAAACTGCAGTTTATAATCTGTCATACAAATAATGGAATTatatacatgaaaaaaagtccTGTGATTTGTTGAATTTTTTGTAGTATGTTACAGAATGTGTAATCAGATACTTCAAGTAGCTTTAATGTATAATGAATTATACCTCCTCTTTTTCTGCAGCCAAAGCCTCCAGTTCCACATCCAAAGAGACAGTTTAGCTTTCCCAACAAAACTGAAGACAAGTTGTCAAAATGCAGCTCCCCTCCTGAGTCTCCCACAAAATCTCCAAAGGTCGGTGCTCAGTAATGAGATCAAACATACATGTCAATTCAAACTCTCCTGTATGCACTGCTACAGTCaggaagtaaaagtcctgtGATTGGTTAAACTTTCTGTAATATGTTACAGAATGTGTTACCAGATAATCCAAGCTGCTCTAGTGTGTAATGAATTATACCTCCTCTTTTTCTGCAGCCAAAGCCTCCAGTTCCACATCCAAAGAGACAGTTTAGCTTTCCCAACAAAACTGAAGACAAGTTGTCAAAATGCAGCTCCCCTCCTGAGTCTCCCACAAAATCTCCAAAGGTCGGTGCTCAGTAATGAGATCAAACATACATGTCAATTCAAACTCTCCTGTATGCACTGCTACAGTCaggaagtaaaagtcctgtGATTGGTTAAACTTTCTGTAATATGTTACAGAATGTGTTACCAGATAATCCAAGCTGCTCTAGTGTGTAATGAATTATACTTCCTCTTTTTCTAAATCCATAGCCTCCAGTTCCAGCACCAAGGAAACAGTTTAGCCTTCCAGAAAAAACTGATGACAACAAGCCAGAGTGGGGCTCCCCTCCTCAGTCCCCCACTAAGTCTCCAAAGGTTGGTGCTCAGTAATGTTAGCAGTAACTCTTATATTTTAGGCATAGGCATAATGAGATTCAAACTGAGCATGaagtgtctctttctctcttgtgaGTGTgatgatatgtttttttttttttaaactcaggTCTGCTCAACTCCTGTTCCAAAGAAGAGTACTGTTAAAAAGAGTTCAGAAGAAAGTGAAACTGCAAATGGCAACCTGAAAATAGTCAAGGTACCACTGATTTATTTCAAACCATGATGTGGGACAAAATCTACTCATAAAGTAAGTAAGTTAATGAAACACTTCTCATCTGATTTGTCATGCCCAGTGATTTATGACAAGTGGACTGGGAGAATTTTGGGGGTATTTGGGGAATCCCAGTTTGGGGGAAGTTAGTATTTAACCATCTAGCCTCTGTAAGCAGAGGAAGAAGCCCATTAAATTCTACccacagtcaaaaaaaaaaaaaaaaaaaagatatgaaaCAGGCTGATCAAAGTTTTGTAGACAAACACCACCCTTTCTGTAGGGTGCAGTGCAGGTTAGTTAGTGAAATATGAATATAAGACAAGAATCATAAAATACTCTGGACCATGTttctaaaatgttaattttggGCAGAACCATTTTTCcagaataaagaaaatagtTATTGTCTTGTTGAtgtatgttttaaataaaatatgtatgttTAATCTTCACTGTTATTTGAACTGGTAACCAAATGTGACAAAACTTATTCAAATATACCCTGTATGATTACACAAACAATTCTCTTCCATGTGATAAAAGTGCTCCAATACTTAATCACATAATGGAATTGTGCTCCATCTAAAGTTAAGAGCTTGCTTTCAGATTTAGAAAATGGGATTTATGTTGATCAAGGAAAATACACCagcaaaactgagaaaaatattaTAAGATGACGCAGAGCAATCAGATGAGGCATGAAAAGAATGAATGTAAGCCATCAGACCGGCTCTGCAGTCAAAATCATCACCATATCAGGGGGGATCACGCAGATAAACATGTTTTCGTCTTTCTCTAGGCAAAGCTGGAATGTAACTTTTCTCAAATGATAGCTGAACAATCAGCCAACAAATCACAACCTCCTCGGCTGCCTACCAAACCTCCAAAACAAGAGTCTGACAGTGATAATGAAATCCTGGTAATTATTTTACCACAATTTTACTTCAATAAGACAATATCAGAGAATACGCTGTCTTCTTGGctacactgtaaatacattCCCTCTCACCCTCTACCAGGATGGCAGCTCTCTGTTGAGTTGGTGGAAGACAAAGAAATGTGAGTAAGAAAACCAGTTTGAAATTATTCATGTTACCAATAAGTGTGGCGTCTTGTTGCTAAACTAGAGTTTTATTAACTTCCAGCCTGGGATACACTGTGCGAAGACCTCAGACTTACAGGGAAGGGAGAAACAAAGTACGTACATCTTCTCTGTTTCTATAGTTGAAGCATAGCattgctttgagctaaatgctaacatcagcatgctaacaaaaTTTTATACTTGAAAGATCATTTAAAAGCCACATTACCATCTCGTCTTGACACAAACCCAGTCTTGTTTTAGATTAGACTGAATGGGCTCCTCTAATTAAGGCTCAATTATAATAATGAGATAAAATGTCCTTATAATAACTTTCAGGATCATCAGAATTAAAGCTGGACAGCTCTATAAAGCTGCCCAGGTTTACATCCTCCTGCTGTCTGAACATGGTAGCACTCTGAAGGAATATACTTCAGAGTTGCTCTGCATCGCTGACAACTTAGACAAGGTAACAGGACCTTACATGATAATGAAAGGCCACTTCAATTGCagtatatatatgaatatataaagTAAATTCCCTTTAATTTCTAAGGTTTCAAAGGGGACGAAGATTGCTGGCATTACTGGAGGAGCTACAACTGTAGCCGGAGGtgtggcagcagctgctggGGTCATACTGTCTCCGTTCACACTAGGAGCCTCATTGGCCCTGACTGTAGTCGGTGTGGGCGTGGCTGCAGCCGGCGGCGTCACTGGTGCATCAGCAGCTATCGCAAACAAGGTGACCTGACATGAGACAGACTTTACTTTTCGCCAATTTCATAGAAATAATCTATTTAACCCTTGGATGCATGACCTACCAATACCTACACTCTTCCATGAGTGGGGTCAAAAATGACCCCAATTAGAATCAATGCGTTTTTGCAATAAACTTAAGAAATTTCTTAATTTTGGTTAaagatgatgatttttattatattttgatCAACAAAAGAGCGATTTCACTTTTGACATGTTCATTTATCactttttattcacattttatcacaaaacagtcaatcaatcaggtatcaaaaaatgtcaaaatccattgtgtgtccgtctgtctgtTTGACTATGGAGGACGAACAGGGAATGAACaccagaatcagaatcagaatcagactttattgccaagtaagtttgcacatacaaggaatttgtcttggtatattggtgctaaaggacagttatagtaaaataAAGGAGTGAAGAGCAAgaagcaagaactatatttacaaggaacataaatatacataattaagaagtaaagtgtaaagtataaagtgtaaagtgtagagtgcaaaaatgttatACAGTTATACATACAGTAGGTCCGGGGACCATAACACCGTCcacgcacatgtacacacacaaacgtcttctctcttctcactgtgtgcagctgttacaAACTACTTGCTTCTGGCTTGCACACAGGAATACTGCATTTCCAGCAGCAATTGGTGGCTCCTAGCAGCCATGATACTCTAGATGAGTAAACATAAAAAGGACAATGTTTGAATGGCACACAAAACTATACATCAGTATGTAGGTAAATGTCTGTGCATTTCTCTGTGCAATGTCTGTGCATTTATATGCAAgtaaatggacacacacacacacacacacacacacacacacacatacacatacacacatacacacacagcagttgtTGTCACtgaataatcaataatcattaaGTTCAACCTAGCGGGTCTAGAACTTGAGAATATTCTACTTTGACGCCCCCTAGTGgtagttttaaaaaacacactgtgaaaaacaGCGATCCATAGAATAAATAtgctcaaaacaaaacatggactGCACCAGTTTTCAGCAAGATTATTTCATTTCCAGAGAAACACAATTTTTATGCCATCAACATAATCAAACGATGctataaagaaacacaaaaactcTGCACATAGTagctttaactttttattttttaaagttaccATCATGTGTTTAAAGCTGTTGAGTATCACACTATAAATTCTGTTCTTTTAGGTGAACCTCTCTCAAGACAATAAGAAAATTGAACAGATCTTTCAGGAGTACACAGACCTCATGGTGGGTATTGAGGACTGCTTGAAGTTCATCAACGAGGGCATGGAGACACTAAGGCAGCATGATCTGTCCATTCTGAGTGAAGCCAGGAAGGAATCGGTGAGGGTAGCTGGGGTGATAGAGCTGGCTGCTACAGGAGGGGCAAGTGCGAAGGCCATAGAGACTAACAGTAGGGTATGTGGGCTGATTCAAGGCTTTGCCCTTGGAATGGATTTCTACTACACCCAAGGCAAAGATGGGCAGAAGCTAAAGAAAGGCCTCGAGTCAAAGTTTGCAAAAAAAATCCGCAAACTAGCAGATGACCTCAATGATGGATTGAAAGAGCTCATGCAAATCAAGGACTTGTTCATAGAGCATTGTCCAGGGGAGTAAAAGTTTTTTCTCCtgcttgtttttatgtttatttggaTTATGGTTTAACATGTGATATTTCTATGTTTACTAaaggtgaaaatgaaacaaatgcaaaagaaaGGTCTAAAGAGTTGCTTTTCTGATGATCCTCAAGAAATGtctttaattaaattttttgtttgtttttaagaccTACTGTATGCTGTACAACCCACTTATTTTGCAGCTTTACAGCTTGTAGCTGTTTGATGGGACATAATTACAGCGATTGTGTGAACCcctctttctttgttgttttttgttacttAGCGTGACATTCTCGGTAAGTATCATATATTCACACACTAGCCGATGTTAAGTTTATCATTTGTTCATGTGTATACAATGACGTTTAtgatactgtaaaataaataaaatgctttgCTGATTTAGCTGAAGCCAACCACCAGAGGGCAGTCCATTTCTTTGCCCTGGGTTCAATTAAGTTTATCCACCAGCTGCAATGAATTCACAAGGGACTCAGTGTTGCTGATGCGGTGACACACCAACAACTAATAGAGGACTACAATATATGGGCAAAAGCTGCTTACATAAGAGACAGACGGTGGAGTACACAGACCTGATTATGTTGTCCTTACAACTGAAGTTTGTTCGTTAGGAACTTAATTGTCCACAATGTGAAAACTTATATTGCCTCACTACACGGCaaaagacacaacacacaagacAACATATCAGTTCCAGGCAGCAACATGATTACAAAATCCATATTGACATACaattatttacataaaaaacacacacatgagctGGGTGCAGGAAAAGGAAACTGCAAAATTGAAGACATGCTAAAAACGTGGATAGTGAAATTTCAATAAAATATACTACTAATGTAAGATTTTGATTGATTATTTTATCCTTCTTTTTAAGAAGGTTTCTTGAAATGGGCGTTATGTAACATATGTTTTTGGTCGTTATTTGACTTTACCGGTCGCGTAAAAGACCGACAACAGCGTTTCCCCccaatgtttacattttgtatttgacCTATATCTGACGTAGGGAGGAGCTCGTGCTTAAAGCTCCATATGGAACTATTTTGTGAACTGTATTGACATATGCATCCAGCCAATCAAAATCAAGAGCGGAGTGATCGTAGCGTTACGCGCGTTAGATTACTACAACTGCCCAGTTAGGATGGGCGTTCCTTATTGTTTGTAAATCCATTTTCCTCTCACCCACGCGGCTGATTACGCAGCAAACAAACGCGGAAGGACACACTAGGTGGTGGCGGTGCTTCGGCTCTATATATAAGTGGAGTGACTCTATTTGTCCGTTCTTCGTTTCCACAACGGTTACAGAGACTATCGGCACTTAGTGGTAGCTCTCCCGCGCTAAAATGGCAATATAAAGCGTGCGGCAGCGATCCTTGCAGCGGCAACAACCCGGCAGTGCAACGGCTAAGTGCACTGGCTATTTCTGGCAAAATGGCGTAAGTATTTTTTGCCGATGTTTTATATCTCCGTTAAAATTTAGTTTTAGCCGGCATAAATGTCAACCCGACCGGCTGGTGTAGAGAAAGTTAACATACCTGTTGAGTAATTAGTTATGTGTCCTGAAAATTGTGTATTTCTGAAGACTACAGCGAAAATCAAAGGTTTATCCCAAGATGTGGATTTCCTGGTTTTCAGTTGGTGTGCCGGTGTCTAATTACAGACAGTCAGCTGAGGTAGCCCCAGTCGGCCCGACCGCTTGTGTTGTGAGCCGTTTTGTCTTGAATTGTAAGGGCGTGTTAGCGGCTGTTTCATTTGGCTGCGAAATGTTTATACTTAGCTTATTTTAAATTCTCGCGTATTTCACAGCAGCACTAAGGCTGTGTAGTGTTTATCAacagtggttgtgtttgtgtatattaaACTCTGACAACGTGGCGTGTCCAAAATGGCGCGCACTGTCCTTCCCACTCAACCCTCACACAGATGGTTCTGTTGTGAAAATGGCGGTTGCCCCCACATCTCCACGGAGGAGGGCGGAGTTACTGACTAAAGCATGACCAAATTAGGAAATGTTATCCCCCGGTGGAGGGCGGGGTTTTAACTATCAGTGACGCTCTGACACTCAGTGGAACGGATTAGCCAAAATTagcctcccctccccccctGAAACACGTTAACATCCTTGACGACTCAAGCACACAGGAACAACAAAGTTGATTGTTTGCCCGAGGGCTGTTATAATCTGGAAATGCGTagctgtttgaaaatgtatatatgCTATGTGTAGTCATTCAGATGCACAGATATGGTTGGCCTACACAAGTGTTGTCAACCACGTGGCATAATATTACAATTGGATTAGATAAATATATGTATTCCCAACACCTTTCCCTTAAGATTAAAgcatgtttgttgtgttttcctttggttGTGGGCAATCAGCCTCTGAAGTCTTTCCACCTTTATTTAACTTCTTAATAAATGATTGACTGAGTAtattctccattttctcctcataACAGTGTTTGGATGACTATTTCCTTTACCTTAGGTCTCTCTCGGCAACCACCCTCAGCTTTGCTGCCGTCGACAGCAGTACCGAACCCCTCGACTTGCTCACATCATCGGACTCgcctttgtttttattcaccCTTTCACGGCTACCACTGACCAGCAGCAGCCATGACACTTTCCCAGCTGGCCTTGGAGGACGTGGAGGCCCTGTACTTAGGTTGGTGTTGTGctgacaaatgtttacaaagcACTACCACAAACATCACTGAATACAGATAATGCACAGTATGGATAGGAAGCTGAGAAGTGTGGCAAATTGCAAAGTTTAGCTGACACGACTGTTATCTGATATCAAGAATACCAGAGAAATTTTGGTTCAAGACAGATGTGTTAACTATAATTCACCTATTAGTCTTATATTAATTTAGCAT from Lates calcarifer isolate ASB-BC8 linkage group LG5, TLL_Latcal_v3, whole genome shotgun sequence includes these protein-coding regions:
- the LOC108889057 gene encoding uncharacterized protein LOC108889057 isoform X1, with the translated sequence MPKVCSSPPPVLPKTWITKKSSEESETANDDLEIVEPKPPVPHPKRQFSFPNKTEDKLSKCSSPPESPTKSPKPKPPVPHPKRQFSFPNKTEDKLSKCSSPPESPTKSPKPPVPAPRKQFSLPEKTDDNKPEWGSPPQSPTKSPKVCSTPVPKKSTVKKSSEESETANGNLKIVKAKLECNFSQMIAEQSANKSQPPRLPTKPPKQESDSDNEILDGSSLLSWWKTKKSWDTLCEDLRLTGKGETKIIRIKAGQLYKAAQVYILLLSEHGSTLKEYTSELLCIADNLDKVSKGTKIAGITGGATTVAGGVAAAAGVILSPFTLGASLALTVVGVGVAAAGGVTGASAAIANKVNLSQDNKKIEQIFQEYTDLMVGIEDCLKFINEGMETLRQHDLSILSEARKESVRVAGVIELAATGGASAKAIETNSRVCGLIQGFALGMDFYYTQGKDGQKLKKGLESKFAKKIRKLADDLNDGLKELMQIKDLFIEHCPGE
- the LOC108889057 gene encoding uncharacterized protein LOC108889057 isoform X2, producing MPKVCSSPPPVLPKTWITKKSSEESETANDDLEIVEPKPPVPHPKRQFSFPNKTEDKLSKCSSPPESPTKSPKPPVPAPRKQFSLPEKTDDNKPEWGSPPQSPTKSPKVCSTPVPKKSTVKKSSEESETANGNLKIVKAKLECNFSQMIAEQSANKSQPPRLPTKPPKQESDSDNEILDGSSLLSWWKTKKSWDTLCEDLRLTGKGETKIIRIKAGQLYKAAQVYILLLSEHGSTLKEYTSELLCIADNLDKVSKGTKIAGITGGATTVAGGVAAAAGVILSPFTLGASLALTVVGVGVAAAGGVTGASAAIANKVNLSQDNKKIEQIFQEYTDLMVGIEDCLKFINEGMETLRQHDLSILSEARKESVRVAGVIELAATGGASAKAIETNSRVCGLIQGFALGMDFYYTQGKDGQKLKKGLESKFAKKIRKLADDLNDGLKELMQIKDLFIEHCPGE